In a genomic window of Agarivorans albus:
- a CDS encoding isocitrate dehydrogenase, whose product MSTRRITVIPGDGIGPSIIESAIAIMDKAGCGFEYDFANAGLAALESDGSLLPEKSLQLIEQNGIALKGPLTTPVGTGFTSINVSMRKHFDLYANLRPVRSFVGTKARYEDVDIITVRENTEGMYSGVGQKRSEDGTSAEAMSVITRDGAERIVKFAYELARREGRKKVTAVHKANIMKSTSGLFLEVAREIAKQYPDIESEEMIVDAACMNLVMYPERFDVMVTTNLFGDILSDLCAGLVGGLGMAPGANIGERAAIFEAVHGSAPDIAGQDIANPTSVILASIQMLEYLGMEDKAANILNAVKDVIASGDRTTRDLGGTAGTKEFTQAILDRL is encoded by the coding sequence ATGTCAACAAGACGAATCACCGTCATACCTGGAGATGGTATTGGCCCTAGTATTATCGAAAGTGCAATCGCGATTATGGATAAAGCGGGTTGTGGTTTCGAATATGATTTTGCCAACGCAGGTCTAGCAGCCCTAGAAAGCGATGGCAGCCTGTTGCCTGAAAAATCACTGCAACTTATCGAGCAAAATGGCATCGCCTTAAAAGGCCCGCTAACCACACCGGTTGGCACTGGCTTTACATCAATCAACGTGTCTATGCGTAAACACTTTGACCTTTACGCCAACTTACGCCCTGTGCGCTCTTTTGTTGGTACTAAAGCGCGTTACGAAGACGTAGATATTATTACCGTTCGTGAAAACACCGAAGGCATGTACTCAGGTGTTGGCCAAAAACGTAGTGAAGATGGCACTAGCGCAGAAGCAATGAGTGTAATCACTCGAGACGGCGCAGAGCGTATTGTAAAGTTTGCCTACGAGCTTGCCCGCCGCGAAGGCCGAAAAAAAGTAACGGCAGTTCACAAAGCAAACATCATGAAATCAACTTCAGGCCTATTCCTAGAAGTGGCTCGTGAAATCGCTAAACAATACCCAGATATCGAATCTGAAGAAATGATTGTTGACGCAGCGTGTATGAACTTAGTGATGTACCCAGAACGTTTCGACGTAATGGTTACCACTAACTTGTTTGGTGATATTTTGTCAGACTTGTGTGCCGGATTAGTGGGCGGCCTTGGTATGGCACCTGGTGCTAATATTGGTGAACGAGCAGCAATTTTTGAAGCCGTGCACGGCAGCGCGCCAGATATCGCAGGCCAAGATATTGCAAACCCAACGTCGGTTATTCTAGCCAGTATTCAAATGCTTGAATATTTAGGTATGGAAGACAAAGCGGCCAATATTCTTAATGCAGTGAAAGACGTTATTGCCAGCGGTGACAGAACCACTCGCGATTTAGGTGGCACAGCCGGTACTAAAGAGTTTACACAAGCGATTCTAGATCGCCTATAA
- a CDS encoding GGDEF domain-containing protein: MSDIITIKKRLALVRNEIDSSNKNPSNQDAKVRMEKKAISQLISRLSKICYGLDEQLDQKLEQLIQEVESNEDLSAISQYQNELDGLFKQHSETLKTLLAHNQRIIKTSGESLKRINGLPPQLRRKLTDFLEQEPAYSHNDNQQRLEQLLNYYYQALINKPALGGAPLSNDSTPAVKPKESILNNRLHKRICDDLQRLITELDYTGDVGTKLGQVRSDLLVGIEPEELPSLCIKVIQLVIEGSREERKASQEFLYSLNESLGGVHDQFNDSLSQSKSIHKDQKQSDGLLKNRLLELGAEVRSSNDLDTLKSSIQNRLIQIADVFKEKEQLEQRTSELLDELGNVELKLRLVREETHEYKKRLNAHKHKLFIDSLTQVYNRAALDERLELEYKRWKRYGYNLGMAVIDIDHFKSINDKFGHMAGDKALKVIARALQNNLRDTDFLARFGGEEFVLLMPNISPDAVMVPLDNIREQIKALPFRFKDQQVSITVSIGATLFKESDKPLDAFERADQALYESKSSGRDKVNIIS, encoded by the coding sequence ATGAGCGATATCATCACTATTAAGAAGCGACTTGCGTTGGTGAGAAACGAAATTGACAGTTCCAACAAAAATCCTTCAAACCAAGATGCAAAGGTTAGAATGGAAAAAAAAGCAATAAGCCAGCTAATTTCTCGCCTGTCAAAAATTTGTTATGGTCTAGACGAACAGCTCGATCAAAAACTTGAACAACTTATCCAAGAAGTTGAAAGTAATGAAGACCTGTCGGCTATTTCTCAATACCAAAACGAATTAGATGGGCTGTTCAAGCAACACAGCGAAACACTTAAAACACTACTGGCGCACAATCAACGAATTATTAAAACGTCGGGCGAATCACTTAAACGTATCAACGGTTTACCACCGCAATTACGCCGTAAACTAACCGACTTTTTAGAACAAGAGCCTGCTTATTCTCACAACGACAATCAGCAACGCCTTGAACAGCTACTAAATTATTACTACCAAGCATTGATCAACAAACCTGCTCTTGGTGGTGCTCCCTTATCAAATGATTCAACACCTGCTGTAAAACCTAAAGAAAGCATCCTCAATAATCGCCTTCACAAACGTATATGTGATGATCTTCAGAGGCTAATTACCGAATTAGATTACACCGGTGACGTAGGAACCAAACTTGGCCAAGTTCGCTCAGACCTATTAGTAGGCATTGAGCCTGAAGAACTACCAAGTTTGTGCATAAAAGTTATTCAACTAGTCATTGAAGGTAGCCGTGAAGAACGTAAAGCTTCACAAGAGTTTTTATATTCTCTTAATGAGAGCTTAGGCGGTGTTCACGACCAATTTAATGACTCCTTGAGTCAATCGAAGTCTATTCATAAAGACCAAAAACAAAGTGACGGTTTACTGAAAAATCGTTTATTAGAACTAGGTGCCGAAGTTCGTTCAAGTAACGATTTAGACACCCTAAAAAGCTCTATTCAAAATCGCTTGATTCAAATTGCTGATGTGTTCAAAGAGAAAGAACAACTTGAGCAACGCACTAGCGAGCTGTTAGATGAACTAGGTAATGTAGAGCTAAAACTTCGTCTGGTTCGTGAAGAAACTCACGAGTACAAAAAACGCCTTAATGCTCACAAGCACAAATTGTTTATTGATAGCCTAACCCAAGTGTATAACCGCGCGGCTTTAGATGAACGACTAGAGCTTGAGTACAAGCGCTGGAAGCGTTACGGCTACAATCTAGGCATGGCAGTTATTGATATTGACCACTTCAAATCAATTAACGACAAATTTGGCCATATGGCAGGAGACAAAGCACTTAAAGTGATTGCCCGTGCTTTGCAAAACAACCTAAGAGACACCGACTTTTTAGCACGTTTTGGCGGCGAAGAGTTTGTGCTACTTATGCCAAATATTTCACCCGACGCGGTAATGGTGCCACTGGACAACATCCGAGAGCAAATAAAAGCCTTGCCATTTAGGTTTAAAGACCAACAGGTATCTATCACTGTGTCTATTGGTGCTACCTTGTTTAAAGAAAGCGACAAACCACTAGATGCTTTTGAACGAGCCGACCAAGCACTGTATGAATCAAAGAGCAGTGGTCGTGACAAAGTTAACATAATCAGCTAG
- the ppnN gene encoding nucleotide 5'-monophosphate nucleosidase PpnN, with product MITHINPVGSMNLLSKLEVDQLTLSASEDIYLLYRNCSLAVLNSGSKTDSSREILERYKNFEINVLSRERGVKLELANAPEDAFVDGEIIRGIQEHLFSVLRDILYVSNEIKEQAHLDLNQSSHITNLVFSMLRNARVIHPRTEPNLVVCWGGHSINDVEYQYTREVGSQLGLRELNICTGCGPGAMEGPMKGAAVGHAKQRVNDGRYIGLTEPSIIAAEPPNPIVNELIILPDIEKRLEAFVRMGHAIVIFPGGAGTAEELLYILGIMLHPENARQPLPIVLTGPKSSEEYFKSIDEFIGATLGHEAQQRYQIIIDDSARAAQVIKQMMPKVKDYRRAIGDAYSFNWSLKIDSDFQHPFEPLHENVEKLNLHFDQAPQDLAANLRRAFSAIVSGNVKDEGIKQIEKHGPFIIDGDPKIMKMLDKLLKDFVSQHRMKLPGSNYEPCYRVGKAK from the coding sequence ATGATTACCCATATAAACCCTGTGGGCAGTATGAACTTACTGTCAAAGCTCGAAGTAGATCAACTCACCTTAAGTGCCTCAGAAGATATTTATCTATTGTACCGAAACTGCAGCTTGGCAGTGCTCAACTCCGGCAGTAAAACTGATAGCAGCCGTGAAATTCTAGAACGTTACAAAAACTTTGAGATAAATGTATTAAGCCGAGAGCGAGGAGTAAAGCTCGAACTCGCCAATGCCCCTGAAGATGCCTTTGTTGATGGCGAAATTATTCGCGGTATTCAAGAACACCTGTTTAGCGTACTTCGCGACATTTTATATGTTTCTAACGAAATTAAAGAACAAGCCCACCTCGACCTCAATCAATCATCGCACATTACTAACTTAGTCTTTTCGATGCTGCGAAACGCTCGAGTTATTCACCCTAGAACCGAGCCAAATTTGGTCGTGTGCTGGGGCGGTCATTCAATTAATGATGTTGAATACCAGTACACACGAGAAGTAGGCAGCCAACTGGGATTACGAGAGCTAAACATATGCACTGGTTGTGGTCCAGGCGCTATGGAAGGTCCAATGAAAGGAGCAGCAGTAGGCCATGCCAAACAGCGGGTAAACGACGGTCGCTATATTGGCTTAACCGAACCCAGTATTATTGCGGCCGAGCCACCCAATCCAATAGTAAATGAACTGATCATTCTGCCCGATATTGAAAAGCGCTTAGAAGCCTTTGTTCGAATGGGCCACGCTATCGTTATCTTCCCGGGTGGTGCCGGAACGGCTGAAGAACTGTTATATATTCTTGGCATTATGCTCCACCCAGAAAATGCCCGCCAACCTTTGCCTATTGTTCTTACCGGCCCAAAATCCAGCGAGGAGTACTTTAAAAGCATCGATGAATTTATTGGCGCAACATTAGGGCACGAAGCTCAGCAGCGCTATCAAATAATCATTGATGATTCGGCTAGAGCTGCACAAGTAATTAAACAGATGATGCCAAAAGTGAAAGACTACCGCCGAGCAATTGGTGACGCCTATTCATTTAACTGGAGCTTAAAAATTGATAGTGACTTTCAACACCCATTTGAGCCGCTACACGAAAATGTCGAGAAGCTTAATTTGCACTTCGACCAAGCACCACAAGATCTAGCCGCTAACTTACGTAGAGCATTTTCTGCCATTGTAAGTGGCAATGTGAAAGATGAAGGCATCAAACAAATAGAAAAACACGGCCCGTTTATTATTGACGGTGACCCTAAAATAATGAAAATGTTAGATAAACTCTTAAAAGACTTTGTCTCTCAACACCGTATGAAGCTACCAGGAAGCAATTACGAGCCCTGCTACAGGGTTGGAAAAGCTAAATGA
- a CDS encoding methyl-accepting chemotaxis protein — MSAKAKILSLMGLLISAIIIFISVIGFLNFKSASEVNYSSQLNNQAFLISKAIEQKMNRYFDTLKLKASELPLSASGKIDEKPLVASLHKIQDALEVLNAYVGLENGDTYAASNDGIIPNFNAKQLNREWYRRGMANEPKIVTTPYTSSTGDVVMAVAVPVIRNGKPVAILSVNLALNQITSFIDGLSENNQLFVSREDGFVIASKYTDYIGKNLFELRPSYRQYNDQASSQHDYEFDGNEYSVVSAKVANLNWTVWAWDKWENINRASNENLVLTISIAIFLLLLALAVCYWVVMKLMYGPIGGEPATIETIVQNIAKGDLRYSSQQSGQETGIYQAVLSMVNSLTNIVTGINTATEQLNQSSSRIHESATSVNTSSESQMMQLEQTSTAMNQMTVTVDEVARNALQASSAATEANEQSSQGISVVNEMNSNISLLVSGIEEVQQVIGKLEMETEGIGRILEVIRGIAEQTNLLALNAAIEAARAGEQGRGFAVVADEVRNLANRTQDSTNEIQEMITNLQTEAKNSVSLMETNAKDAQQTSEKSELANQALNAISDSISVIHDMNAQIATAAEQQTLVAAEINSSIVGINDLAKTTFDSSENNSKMVEELSNIATRLNKSVEVFKF; from the coding sequence ATGAGCGCTAAGGCCAAAATCCTTTCACTAATGGGTTTACTCATTTCAGCCATCATCATTTTCATTTCTGTCATCGGTTTTTTAAATTTTAAGTCTGCATCAGAAGTTAATTACAGCAGCCAACTAAACAACCAGGCGTTTTTAATTTCTAAAGCCATTGAACAAAAAATGAATCGTTACTTTGATACGCTTAAGCTCAAAGCTTCTGAACTCCCTTTAAGTGCTAGCGGAAAAATTGATGAAAAGCCGCTAGTCGCTAGCCTGCACAAAATACAAGACGCCTTAGAAGTACTTAATGCTTATGTAGGTTTGGAAAATGGCGACACTTACGCCGCAAGTAATGACGGTATTATTCCTAACTTCAACGCAAAGCAACTAAATAGGGAGTGGTATCGAAGAGGCATGGCCAATGAGCCTAAGATCGTGACCACTCCCTATACAAGTAGTACTGGTGATGTAGTGATGGCTGTGGCTGTGCCTGTTATTCGAAATGGTAAGCCGGTAGCCATATTGTCGGTCAATCTCGCGCTTAATCAGATCACTAGCTTCATTGACGGTTTATCGGAAAACAACCAGTTGTTTGTGAGCCGAGAAGACGGCTTTGTTATCGCTTCGAAGTACACCGACTACATCGGCAAAAACTTATTTGAATTACGTCCATCCTACCGTCAATACAACGATCAAGCATCCAGCCAGCATGACTACGAATTTGACGGAAATGAGTACTCTGTTGTGTCAGCAAAAGTTGCTAACCTGAATTGGACGGTATGGGCGTGGGACAAGTGGGAAAATATTAATCGCGCTTCCAATGAGAACCTTGTGCTTACCATCTCGATAGCAATCTTCCTGCTGCTGCTCGCATTAGCCGTGTGTTATTGGGTAGTAATGAAGCTTATGTATGGCCCTATTGGAGGAGAGCCTGCCACCATCGAAACCATAGTCCAAAATATTGCAAAAGGAGATCTGCGTTACTCTTCCCAGCAATCTGGCCAGGAAACAGGCATTTACCAAGCGGTATTATCGATGGTGAATAGCCTAACCAACATTGTTACCGGAATAAACACTGCAACCGAACAGCTCAATCAATCCTCTTCACGCATTCATGAATCAGCGACGTCTGTAAATACCAGCTCAGAATCACAAATGATGCAACTAGAACAAACCTCTACTGCAATGAATCAAATGACCGTGACTGTTGACGAAGTTGCTCGCAACGCTCTGCAAGCATCTAGCGCAGCGACAGAAGCAAATGAGCAGTCAAGCCAAGGTATCAGCGTAGTCAATGAAATGAACAGTAACATAAGCTTATTAGTTTCGGGGATCGAAGAAGTACAGCAAGTAATTGGTAAACTTGAAATGGAAACGGAAGGCATTGGTCGGATTTTGGAAGTAATTAGAGGCATTGCTGAACAAACCAACTTGCTGGCGCTTAATGCGGCGATTGAAGCTGCTCGAGCAGGAGAACAAGGCCGTGGGTTTGCGGTAGTGGCCGATGAAGTAAGAAACTTAGCCAATAGAACTCAAGACAGCACCAATGAAATTCAAGAAATGATCACTAATCTGCAAACTGAAGCTAAGAACTCCGTCTCTCTAATGGAGACAAATGCAAAAGATGCCCAACAAACTTCAGAAAAATCAGAGCTAGCCAATCAAGCGCTTAATGCTATTAGCGATTCAATTTCGGTAATCCACGATATGAACGCTCAAATAGCGACAGCAGCGGAGCAGCAAACCCTAGTAGCAGCAGAAATAAACAGCAGCATAGTAGGCATAAATGACTTAGCGAAAACCACTTTTGATAGCTCAGAAAACAATAGCAAAATGGTTGAAGAATTAAGCAATATTGCCACGCGCTTGAATAAATCAGTAGAAGTATTCAAGTTTTAA
- the xni gene encoding flap endonuclease Xni → MAKQLVIIDALNLIRRIYAVQQQRTPNGALDNATTMALGSACKRIIASLKPSHIIAVFDGERCAWREQLFPDYKQNRSPMPEQLAKQLENLKDHLLDLGIDSVSAPDEEADDICATIASKAAAASYPVTIVSTDRGYYSLLNNGVNLYDYFRREYISIDEVENKFGITISQLTDYWALVGISSVNVAGVAGIGAKSAKTLLNNYSDAQAILDAPTPDKLAQKVQSNAEQLNLAKQLLSLRIDLQLGFSLKQLRYQQVPSN, encoded by the coding sequence TTGGCTAAACAACTTGTCATCATCGACGCATTAAACCTCATTAGACGTATCTATGCTGTGCAGCAGCAAAGAACGCCTAATGGGGCTTTAGATAATGCCACCACCATGGCCTTAGGCAGCGCTTGTAAGCGCATTATTGCTAGCCTGAAACCTTCACACATTATTGCGGTATTCGATGGAGAACGCTGCGCTTGGCGTGAACAGCTTTTTCCCGATTACAAACAAAACCGTTCGCCCATGCCGGAGCAACTTGCTAAACAGTTAGAAAACCTAAAAGACCATCTATTAGATCTCGGCATTGATTCAGTTTCAGCTCCAGATGAAGAAGCCGACGATATCTGTGCGACTATTGCCAGCAAAGCAGCTGCGGCTAGTTACCCGGTAACCATAGTGTCTACTGACAGAGGCTATTACAGCCTGCTCAACAACGGGGTTAATCTGTACGACTATTTTCGCCGAGAATATATATCCATAGATGAAGTAGAAAACAAATTTGGCATTACCATCTCCCAACTTACCGACTACTGGGCCCTTGTTGGTATTAGCAGCGTTAATGTTGCCGGCGTTGCCGGAATAGGAGCTAAAAGTGCTAAAACTCTGTTAAACAACTATTCCGATGCACAAGCTATACTAGATGCCCCTACCCCCGACAAACTCGCACAGAAAGTACAAAGCAATGCCGAACAGCTCAACTTAGCTAAGCAGCTATTAAGCCTGCGAATCGATTTACAGCTTGGCTTTTCTCTCAAACAACTGCGCTATCAACAGGTGCCCAGCAATTAA
- a CDS encoding tetratricopeptide repeat protein: MRVQAYLTGLLALITCLVSFNSSAYEHGFVHVPKALEPLRQLLIANPRECIRQTEQQLSNQQQSPQNAESQSVTLLSYQLGALCAYRIKDTRQAQQYIDQAIELAKQQQHQAHLTQAYIIAALVLSNDPNRASETETYLNLAQANLDKLKIFPLPNMRFQLQKVLALYHLNQGKSNEAKTYLLKAKEEAYASKSPILRAWSEALLANYYLANSQPELALSHLSEAELDQQDINSNEALLLTSMLQANIARVYLGQGELAIAQQIQQDAIANAVDLGNFDLQAEEIATLGNMSELAGDIDAALVHYLNAKEIAKANNNLPLLADIELQLGKTYMELSDYTPALVHLQISRQLFISLNQPGKLLRSLLLLGELHINNNENGLAILQLEKAEELANTMGLSSSHSKVYKLLTQAYEKNGNYALALEQFKVYHSLNQQYQQIRNELKREQFKQHYQYIEQAQQLSDLTREKAIILQQSNFQQLVLVLVCVFGIMLLFLFLVTRQKLLSRNASLNDISHQLNHHPVTGLQQLANSDAPLVCLRDKLSNKQQARILLMLSIESISLASQQTLGFKAQRELIKRFIEELIEDIEGDFHLGHISDKQLVLCIEQADLSPQELGEQLSGRAKICAEQQKIKLIMAIGCCSLPFLAKAKDAIDDKGMTEVVWLALEGAQQLCKHTNQNQWVELTAMSGSHAAFFCSDVTQDVKQAIAKGLVKVNASSDKSLINW, encoded by the coding sequence TTGAGAGTTCAAGCTTATTTAACTGGATTGTTGGCCTTAATTACGTGCTTAGTAAGCTTCAATAGTTCTGCTTACGAGCACGGTTTTGTTCATGTACCCAAAGCACTAGAGCCGCTGCGCCAGCTACTGATTGCTAATCCTCGAGAATGCATAAGGCAAACCGAGCAGCAACTCAGCAATCAGCAACAATCCCCTCAAAATGCTGAGTCGCAAAGCGTTACCTTACTAAGTTATCAACTCGGTGCGCTATGCGCCTATCGAATCAAAGATACCCGACAGGCTCAGCAATACATTGATCAAGCTATCGAGCTAGCGAAACAACAGCAACATCAAGCTCACTTAACTCAAGCCTACATCATTGCCGCATTAGTGTTGAGCAATGATCCTAACCGAGCAAGTGAAACAGAAACTTACCTCAATCTGGCACAAGCTAATTTAGATAAACTCAAAATTTTCCCATTGCCTAACATGCGCTTTCAACTTCAAAAAGTATTGGCGCTATATCATCTAAACCAAGGTAAAAGCAACGAAGCAAAAACCTACCTACTTAAAGCAAAAGAAGAAGCGTACGCCAGCAAATCCCCCATATTACGCGCCTGGTCCGAAGCATTACTCGCTAATTATTACCTAGCGAACAGTCAACCTGAACTGGCACTTAGCCATTTAAGTGAAGCCGAGTTGGACCAACAAGACATTAATAGTAATGAAGCACTGTTGCTCACCAGCATGCTACAGGCCAATATCGCTCGGGTATACCTTGGGCAAGGAGAGTTAGCAATAGCCCAACAAATTCAACAAGATGCTATTGCCAATGCGGTTGACTTAGGTAATTTTGATTTACAAGCCGAAGAGATTGCCACCTTAGGCAATATGTCAGAGCTAGCCGGAGATATAGACGCAGCTCTAGTGCACTACCTCAATGCGAAAGAGATAGCCAAAGCCAATAATAACCTTCCCTTATTAGCGGACATTGAGCTGCAACTAGGCAAAACCTATATGGAGTTGTCAGACTACACACCAGCACTGGTTCACTTACAAATTTCTCGACAGCTTTTTATTAGCTTAAATCAACCTGGCAAATTACTGCGCAGCTTATTGTTGTTAGGTGAATTACACATCAATAATAACGAAAACGGCTTAGCCATTTTGCAGCTAGAAAAAGCAGAAGAATTGGCTAACACCATGGGGCTAAGCAGCAGCCACAGTAAAGTGTATAAACTGCTTACACAAGCTTATGAGAAAAATGGCAACTACGCGTTAGCACTAGAGCAGTTTAAGGTTTACCACAGCCTAAATCAGCAGTATCAGCAAATTCGTAATGAACTTAAACGCGAGCAGTTTAAACAACACTATCAATACATAGAACAAGCTCAGCAACTCTCTGACCTTACTCGTGAAAAAGCGATTATTTTGCAACAAAGTAACTTTCAGCAATTGGTACTTGTGCTGGTTTGTGTATTTGGCATCATGCTGCTGTTCCTATTCTTGGTGACCCGTCAAAAGCTACTGAGTCGAAACGCTTCGCTTAACGACATAAGCCATCAGCTCAATCACCACCCAGTAACGGGGCTGCAACAGCTAGCGAACAGCGACGCACCATTAGTATGTTTACGTGACAAACTGTCCAACAAACAACAAGCTCGTATTCTATTAATGCTTTCGATAGAGAGCATTAGCCTAGCCAGCCAACAAACACTTGGCTTTAAAGCTCAGCGCGAGCTAATTAAACGCTTTATTGAAGAATTGATTGAAGACATAGAAGGCGATTTCCACTTAGGTCATATTAGCGACAAGCAGTTGGTGTTATGCATAGAACAAGCAGATTTAAGTCCGCAAGAGTTGGGCGAGCAGCTTAGTGGTCGAGCCAAAATATGTGCAGAACAACAAAAAATAAAACTAATTATGGCCATTGGATGTTGTAGCTTGCCATTTTTAGCTAAAGCTAAAGATGCAATTGACGATAAAGGAATGACCGAAGTTGTATGGTTAGCTCTTGAAGGCGCTCAACAGCTTTGTAAACACACTAATCAAAACCAATGGGTTGAACTTACAGCAATGAGTGGTTCACATGCTGCATTTTTCTGTAGTGACGTTACCCAAGATGTAAAACAAGCGATTGCCAAAGGCTTGGTGAAAGTAAACGCTTCCAGCGATAAGAGCTTAATAAATTGGTAA
- the rlmM gene encoding 23S rRNA (cytidine(2498)-2'-O)-methyltransferase RlmM, whose protein sequence is MSSIILYCRTGFESDCAAEIQFHAEQLGFFGFAKASSGAGFVEFSCYQAEHSQALYQAIDFRQLVFARHWFLALVELQLDEANRVASILAIEQKLPKCGSLRLEYPDTNDGKALSSFCKKFTRPLENALVKHQWLTKKANPKLPAMQLFFVSGTHCWIGYSDTRNGNAQHNGILRLKFPAEAPSRSTLKLDEAFMVLLNDEEREQYIQNGQHAVDLGACPGGWTYQLVRRNMFVAAIDNGPMAQSLMDTGQVQHFREDGFKYQPERSNVSWLVCDMVERPAKVSRLMLKWLANGWCQYAMFNLKLPMKQRFAEVNQDLNLLKEGLSELGFEHEVRAKHLYHDREEITVFARVY, encoded by the coding sequence ATGAGTAGTATAATTTTGTATTGTCGCACTGGCTTTGAGAGCGACTGTGCTGCAGAGATCCAATTTCATGCTGAGCAGCTAGGGTTCTTTGGTTTTGCCAAAGCGAGCAGTGGCGCTGGTTTTGTGGAGTTTAGCTGCTATCAAGCTGAGCATTCACAAGCCTTGTATCAAGCGATAGATTTTCGTCAATTGGTGTTTGCTAGGCATTGGTTTTTAGCGCTTGTAGAATTACAACTCGATGAGGCAAACCGCGTCGCATCTATACTTGCCATTGAGCAAAAGCTACCCAAGTGTGGCAGCCTACGTTTAGAGTATCCAGATACTAATGACGGTAAAGCTTTATCTAGCTTTTGCAAAAAATTTACTCGCCCGCTAGAAAATGCATTGGTGAAGCATCAATGGTTGACTAAAAAAGCGAATCCTAAGTTGCCAGCCATGCAGCTATTTTTTGTAAGCGGAACCCATTGCTGGATAGGCTACTCGGATACCCGCAATGGTAATGCTCAGCATAATGGTATATTACGTCTTAAGTTTCCAGCAGAAGCTCCAAGTCGCTCAACGCTTAAACTAGATGAAGCCTTTATGGTGTTGTTGAATGACGAAGAGCGAGAGCAGTATATTCAAAATGGCCAACATGCTGTTGATTTGGGTGCATGCCCGGGTGGTTGGACTTACCAATTAGTCAGACGAAACATGTTTGTGGCTGCTATTGATAATGGCCCTATGGCGCAATCGCTAATGGATACTGGCCAAGTGCAGCACTTTCGAGAAGATGGCTTTAAATATCAGCCAGAGCGCAGCAACGTAAGTTGGCTAGTTTGCGACATGGTAGAGCGTCCTGCTAAGGTAAGTCGTTTAATGTTGAAGTGGTTGGCAAATGGCTGGTGCCAATATGCAATGTTTAATTTGAAGTTGCCAATGAAGCAACGCTTTGCTGAGGTGAATCAGGATCTTAATTTGCTTAAAGAGGGCTTAAGTGAGTTAGGTTTTGAGCATGAAGTAAGGGCCAAGCACTTGTACCATGACCGAGAAGAAATTACCGTTTTTGCGCGTGTTTACTAG
- the queF gene encoding NADPH-dependent 7-cyano-7-deazaguanine reductase QueF (Catalyzes the NADPH-dependent reduction of 7-cyano-7-deazaguanine (preQ0) to 7-aminomethyl-7-deazaguanine (preQ1) in queuosine biosynthesis), translating to MKKQPLNTSQQLKDSLSLGKPTDYISHYSPELLQGVPRTLNRQQINLDESQALPFTGYDLWNLYELSWLTPSGLPVVAVAEVKVAASSRCLIESKSFKLYLNSFNQSHFKNVDEVAATLEKDLQHCAEGDVEVKLLPISSEMDSRPIPGVNIDQQEISISNYELDPNLLENAADPQHVVNETLNSHLLKSNCLITNQPDWASVYIDYQGSKINQEALLRYLVSFRQHNEFHEQCVERIFCDIMQFCKPSTLTVYARYTRRGGLDINPMRSNDPKVDEKLGNWRLLRQ from the coding sequence ATGAAAAAGCAGCCTTTAAACACTTCGCAACAGTTAAAAGACAGTTTGAGCCTCGGTAAGCCTACCGATTACATTAGTCACTACTCTCCCGAGTTATTACAAGGCGTACCTCGAACCTTAAATCGCCAGCAAATTAATTTGGATGAAAGCCAAGCCTTGCCTTTTACCGGCTACGACTTATGGAACTTGTATGAACTATCTTGGTTAACCCCATCGGGCTTGCCCGTTGTAGCGGTAGCCGAGGTAAAAGTGGCTGCTAGTTCGCGCTGCTTAATCGAGTCAAAATCATTTAAGTTGTACTTAAATAGCTTTAACCAAAGCCACTTTAAGAACGTTGATGAGGTTGCTGCAACCCTTGAGAAAGATTTACAACATTGTGCTGAAGGCGATGTAGAAGTAAAACTGTTACCTATCTCCAGTGAAATGGACTCAAGGCCAATTCCCGGCGTTAATATTGACCAACAAGAGATTAGCATTAGCAACTATGAGCTAGACCCTAACCTTTTAGAAAATGCAGCCGACCCGCAGCATGTAGTCAATGAAACGCTAAATAGCCATCTATTAAAATCAAACTGCCTAATCACTAATCAGCCAGATTGGGCCAGCGTTTACATCGATTATCAAGGCTCGAAAATAAACCAAGAAGCTCTACTTCGTTACTTGGTCTCTTTTCGTCAACACAACGAGTTTCATGAGCAGTGTGTCGAGCGGATCTTTTGTGACATTATGCAGTTTTGTAAACCCAGTACCTTAACTGTATATGCTCGTTATACCCGCCGCGGTGGGTTAGACATAAACCCTATGCGCTCTAATGACCCTAAGGTTGACGAAAAATTAGGTAACTGGCGTTTATTACGCCAATAA